The Sphingomicrobium sp. genome has a window encoding:
- a CDS encoding amidohydrolase family protein, giving the protein MKSLFSLSSLFAAACATPQTSSRTAPLVDYHQHLVSADFAAVAKLPQRDGAALVRELDAAGIERALVLSVGYTYGDERKKLSEPDARTSRENDWTSAEVIKHAPRLVGFCSANPLRDAALQELERCLALPGMTGIKQHFGNGGVSLRNPDHLKRAQAVFALAQRHRAPILIHMRARGGTDYGAEDARILIEQVLPMAPSVDVIVAHLGASSPGYTEQNDAVMEVFANAARAKDPRIRNLFVDTGANIDADTTAEQAALAARRMRDFGVSRILYGSDLSAPGGSIGAGWQLFRAKMPLTATEFRTIMSNRRPFLR; this is encoded by the coding sequence ATGAAAAGCCTGTTCAGCCTGTCTTCGCTCTTTGCGGCCGCGTGCGCGACGCCGCAGACCTCCTCACGAACGGCGCCGCTGGTCGACTATCACCAGCACCTCGTGAGCGCGGACTTCGCGGCGGTGGCCAAGCTGCCTCAGCGCGACGGCGCCGCCTTGGTCCGCGAATTGGATGCCGCCGGGATCGAGCGAGCGCTCGTCCTGTCGGTGGGCTACACCTACGGCGACGAACGCAAGAAGCTTAGCGAACCCGACGCCAGGACCAGCCGCGAGAACGACTGGACGTCGGCCGAGGTGATCAAACACGCGCCCCGACTGGTTGGCTTTTGCAGCGCCAATCCATTGCGTGACGCCGCGCTTCAGGAACTGGAGCGGTGCCTTGCGCTGCCGGGGATGACCGGCATCAAGCAGCATTTCGGCAACGGCGGCGTATCGCTGCGCAACCCCGATCACCTGAAGCGTGCGCAAGCCGTGTTCGCCCTTGCGCAGCGCCACCGCGCGCCGATCCTCATCCACATGCGCGCGCGGGGCGGCACCGATTATGGAGCCGAGGACGCACGCATCCTGATCGAGCAGGTGCTGCCGATGGCGCCTAGCGTCGACGTCATCGTCGCCCATCTCGGCGCCTCCTCTCCAGGCTACACCGAGCAGAACGACGCCGTCATGGAAGTCTTCGCCAATGCCGCTCGAGCGAAGGACCCGCGCATCCGCAATCTGTTCGTCGATACTGGCGCCAACATCGATGCGGACACGACGGCCGAGCAGGCCGCGCTTGCCGCGAGGCGCATGCGCGACTTCGGGGTGTCGCGGATACTCTACGGCTCCGACCTCAGCGCGCCCGGGGGAAGCATCGGCGCAGGCTGGCAGCTGTTCCGTGCGAAAATGCCGCTCACCGCGACGGAGTTTCGAACGATCATGAGCAACCGGCGGCCGTTCCTCCGCTAG
- a CDS encoding ABC-type transport auxiliary lipoprotein family protein, with translation MSPLTRTVTILTLAAATGACSLGGLLGGGKPPTTLRTLESQAPDPGAITRTANAGQAVTIAVPVLPKELRTVRVPVQLTPTNVQYVTDFQWVDTPDKLFQNLLGETVRRTTRRVVLDPNQTGLDPGLVLSGQLSRFGYDARTGRVEVVFDGSLAATGGAQVETRRFTASVPADGTSATVGSALNSAANQVALQVAGWIGG, from the coding sequence ATGAGCCCGCTTACGAGGACCGTGACAATCTTGACCCTGGCCGCGGCTACGGGCGCCTGCTCGCTGGGCGGCCTGCTCGGCGGGGGCAAGCCGCCGACCACCTTGCGGACGCTGGAATCGCAAGCGCCGGACCCAGGCGCGATCACCCGCACGGCCAATGCCGGTCAGGCGGTCACCATCGCGGTGCCAGTGCTGCCCAAGGAGCTGCGTACCGTCCGCGTCCCGGTGCAGCTCACACCGACCAACGTGCAATATGTCACCGACTTCCAGTGGGTCGATACCCCCGACAAGCTGTTCCAGAACCTTCTTGGCGAGACGGTCCGGCGCACGACCCGCCGCGTCGTCCTGGATCCCAACCAGACGGGGCTCGACCCCGGCCTGGTGCTTAGCGGCCAGCTGTCACGATTCGGCTATGACGCCCGCACCGGCCGCGTCGAGGTTGTGTTCGACGGCTCGCTCGCGGCAACCGGCGGCGCTCAGGTCGAAACCCGCCGCTTCACCGCAAGCGTGCCGGCGGACGGTACCAGTGCGACAGTCGGATCGGCGCTCAACAGTGCCGCCAACCAGGTCGCGCTGCAGGTCGCCGGCTGGATCGGCGGCTGA